The Pseudomonas sp. G2-4 genome window below encodes:
- a CDS encoding OprD family porin produces the protein MRVMKWSMIALAVSASTSQFAMASSQEESKGFFEDQSLNVLSRALYMNRDFKQHGAPQSYREESGLGVRAMYESGFTQGTVGVGVDAFAFGTVRFDGGTGRAGNGLFAQDSDGNLEDTQSKAGGAVKFRLSDTVLKYGNQIVASPVFSTDDSRLLPEVATGTLITSKEIKGLELTAGRFTSLSGQTGMGRDTVNGTGLKSANIAGATYQFTDNFVAGVAASDIEDHYKKKYINLNYTLPINEDQSLNFDFNGYDTKGEGQELSGEADNRIWSLAAAYSLGAHKFTVAHQRATGDAGYKYGADGNGTIFLANSIQYSDFNNEDERSWQARYDLNMKTYGVPGLSFMTRYVRGDNITTATEEGKERELDFETKYVLQSGPAKDLSFRVRTAFYRSNTALSGGDNNDTRLIIEYPLSIL, from the coding sequence ATGCGCGTGATGAAGTGGAGCATGATCGCACTGGCTGTATCGGCCAGTACCTCGCAGTTCGCAATGGCCTCTTCCCAGGAAGAATCCAAGGGCTTTTTTGAAGATCAAAGTCTGAATGTACTTAGCCGTGCGCTGTACATGAACCGTGATTTCAAACAACACGGCGCCCCACAAAGCTACCGTGAAGAATCCGGCCTTGGTGTACGCGCCATGTACGAGTCGGGCTTCACTCAAGGCACCGTTGGCGTAGGCGTTGACGCCTTTGCATTCGGCACTGTGCGATTCGACGGTGGCACTGGCCGTGCCGGTAACGGTCTGTTCGCCCAGGACAGCGACGGCAATCTGGAAGATACTCAATCGAAGGCTGGTGGCGCGGTTAAATTCCGTCTCTCCGACACTGTCCTGAAGTACGGTAATCAAATCGTTGCCAGCCCAGTTTTCTCTACTGACGACAGCCGTCTGCTGCCGGAAGTTGCCACTGGCACCTTGATCACCAGCAAGGAAATCAAGGGCCTGGAGCTGACCGCAGGTCGCTTCACTTCCCTGAGCGGGCAGACTGGCATGGGCCGTGACACCGTCAACGGCACCGGCCTGAAATCCGCCAACATTGCGGGTGCAACCTACCAATTCACTGACAATTTTGTAGCCGGCGTAGCTGCTTCGGATATCGAAGACCACTACAAAAAGAAATACATCAACCTGAACTACACCCTGCCGATCAACGAAGATCAGTCCCTGAACTTCGACTTCAACGGCTACGACACCAAAGGTGAGGGTCAGGAGCTCAGCGGTGAGGCCGACAACCGCATCTGGTCTCTCGCAGCAGCTTACAGCCTTGGCGCCCACAAATTCACCGTCGCGCATCAACGTGCCACCGGTGACGCTGGCTACAAGTATGGCGCAGATGGTAACGGCACTATCTTCCTCGCCAACTCCATCCAATACTCCGACTTCAACAACGAAGACGAACGCTCCTGGCAGGCTCGTTACGACCTGAACATGAAGACCTACGGCGTTCCTGGCCTGAGCTTCATGACTCGTTATGTTCGTGGTGACAACATCACCACTGCTACTGAAGAAGGCAAGGAACGCGAGCTGGACTTCGAAACCAAGTACGTCCTGCAAAGCGGTCCAGCCAAAGACCTGTCTTTCCGCGTACGTACCGCGTTCTATCGTTCGAATACCGCGCTTAGTGGCGGCGATAACAACGATACCCGTCTGATCATCGAATACCCACTGAGCATCTTGTAA
- a CDS encoding mechanosensitive ion channel family protein, with translation MDLNAEVDNLVKASQTWIPMIMEYGSRVLLAIITLAIGWWLINMVTQKLGALLALRNADLALQGFISTLANIILKILLIVSVASMIGVETTSFVAAIGAAGLAIGLALQGSLANFAGGVLILLFRPFRIGDWIEAQGVAGTVDSIQIFHTVIRTGDNKTVIVPNGNLSNGIITNTNRQPTRKVVFDVGVDYQADLQKAREVLLELAKDERVLAEPAPEAVISTLGDSSITVSLRVWVKTADYWNVMFMFNEQARDRLKDAGIDIPFPQRVIRVVQEGVAQ, from the coding sequence ATGGATTTGAACGCTGAAGTGGACAACCTGGTCAAGGCTTCCCAGACCTGGATCCCCATGATCATGGAATACGGCAGCCGGGTGCTGCTGGCGATCATCACCCTGGCCATCGGCTGGTGGCTGATCAACATGGTCACGCAAAAACTGGGTGCTTTGCTGGCCCTGCGTAACGCCGACCTGGCGTTGCAGGGGTTTATCAGTACCCTGGCGAACATCATCCTGAAAATATTGCTGATCGTCAGCGTCGCGTCGATGATCGGTGTGGAAACCACCTCATTCGTCGCCGCCATTGGTGCGGCAGGCTTGGCGATCGGCCTGGCGTTGCAGGGCAGCCTGGCGAACTTCGCCGGCGGCGTGCTGATTCTGTTGTTCCGTCCGTTCCGCATCGGCGACTGGATCGAAGCCCAGGGCGTGGCCGGTACGGTCGACAGCATCCAGATCTTCCACACGGTGATTCGCACCGGTGACAACAAAACCGTCATCGTGCCCAACGGCAACCTGTCGAACGGCATCATCACCAACACCAATCGCCAGCCGACCCGCAAGGTGGTGTTCGATGTGGGTGTGGATTACCAGGCCGATCTGCAAAAGGCCCGGGAAGTGTTGCTGGAGTTGGCAAAGGACGAGCGTGTACTGGCCGAGCCCGCGCCTGAAGCGGTGATTTCCACCTTGGGCGACAGTTCCATCACGGTGTCGTTGCGGGTATGGGTGAAGACGGCGGATTATTGGAACGTGATGTTCATGTTCAATGAACAGGCTCGGGATCGTTTGAAAGACGCGGGTATTGATATTCCGTTTCCCCAGCGAGTGATTCGAGTGGTTCAGGAAGGGGTGGCGCAATAA
- a CDS encoding YajQ family cyclic di-GMP-binding protein, whose amino-acid sequence MPSFDVVSELDKHEVTNAVENAVKELDRRYDLKGKGSFEFKELTVNLTAEAEFQLEAMIEILKLALVKRKIDVQCLEVKDAYASGKLMKQEAVLKEGIDKELAKKIVAHIKDAKLKVQAAIQGEQVRVTGKKRDDLQEAIAALRGKEFGMPLQFNNFRD is encoded by the coding sequence ATGCCGTCATTCGACGTGGTATCCGAACTGGACAAACACGAAGTCACCAACGCCGTTGAAAACGCCGTCAAGGAACTCGACCGTCGTTATGACCTCAAGGGCAAGGGCAGTTTCGAGTTCAAGGAGCTGACCGTCAACCTGACCGCCGAGGCCGAGTTCCAGCTCGAGGCGATGATCGAAATCCTCAAGCTGGCCCTGGTCAAGCGCAAGATCGACGTGCAGTGCCTCGAGGTCAAGGACGCCTATGCCTCGGGCAAGCTGATGAAGCAGGAAGCCGTGCTCAAGGAAGGCATCGACAAGGAACTGGCGAAGAAAATCGTCGCTCATATCAAGGACGCCAAGCTCAAGGTACAAGCGGCGATCCAAGGCGAGCAGGTGCGTGTCACCGGCAAGAAGCGTGACGACTTGCAGGAAGCCATCGCGGCACTTCGCGGCAAGGAATTCGGCATGCCGCTGCAGTTCAATAACTTCCGCGACTGA
- a CDS encoding putative 2-dehydropantoate 2-reductase, translating into MSTPWHVLGAGSLGTLWATRLARAGLPVRLVLRNEARLLAYRAVGGLTLVEQGQTQSYPVPGETADNPEPIKRLLLACKAYDAEAAVASVAHRLSAKSELILLQNGLGSQDAVANCVPQARCISASSTEGAFRDGDWRVVFAGHGYTWLGDPAHPVAPFWLDDLSAAGIPHEWSADILTRLWRKLALNCAINPLTVLHHCKNGGLQAHHCEVATLCAELTDVLERCGQPAAAEDLPTEVERVIQATAANYSSMYQDVANGRRTEISYLLGYACKVAQRHGLAVPHLEQLRQRLIVHLDKLGLPAD; encoded by the coding sequence ATGTCCACGCCCTGGCATGTCCTCGGGGCCGGCAGCCTCGGCACGTTGTGGGCTACGCGCCTGGCCCGGGCCGGCCTGCCGGTACGGCTGGTGCTGCGCAATGAAGCCCGATTGCTGGCGTATCGGGCGGTCGGAGGCCTGACGCTGGTGGAACAGGGCCAAACCCAGAGCTATCCGGTGCCCGGCGAAACCGCAGACAACCCCGAGCCGATCAAACGCCTGCTATTGGCCTGCAAAGCCTATGACGCGGAGGCGGCCGTGGCCTCGGTGGCCCATCGCCTGAGCGCCAAGTCGGAACTGATCCTTCTGCAGAACGGCCTCGGCAGCCAGGACGCGGTGGCCAATTGCGTTCCCCAGGCCCGTTGCATCAGCGCCTCCAGTACCGAAGGCGCGTTCCGCGACGGTGACTGGCGCGTCGTGTTCGCCGGCCACGGCTACACCTGGCTCGGCGACCCCGCCCACCCGGTGGCGCCGTTCTGGCTGGACGACCTGAGCGCTGCCGGCATTCCCCACGAATGGAGCGCCGACATCCTCACCCGGCTCTGGCGCAAACTGGCGCTCAACTGCGCGATCAATCCGCTGACCGTGCTGCATCACTGCAAGAATGGCGGTTTGCAGGCCCATCACTGCGAGGTGGCGACCCTGTGCGCCGAGCTCACGGATGTGCTGGAACGCTGCGGTCAGCCCGCGGCTGCCGAAGACTTGCCGACGGAGGTCGAACGGGTGATCCAGGCCACCGCCGCCAATTACTCCTCGATGTACCAGGACGTCGCCAACGGACGTCGCACCGAAATCAGCTACTTGCTCGGCTACGCCTGCAAAGTTGCCCAGCGCCATGGGCTGGCAGTGCCGCACCTGGAACAGCTGCGCCAGCGACTGATTGTCCACCTGGACAAGCTCGGATTGCCCGCCGACTGA
- a CDS encoding ATP-binding protein, translated as MPLRQRLENLPVGQKLLAALLVLLTTVLLVANLTFISAAYYISQESMAPQALQTIGRLIANPSLIADALQSPQSAKRLLDELNSYAPLRAAALYDGQGERLAQLQHAEKLKLPDHYRHMQAWQAGEFRSNQVITLPRPGTEPGHLLLVASSELPTAFYTGTLTASLGILIFSVLLWLIIAQQIKRLITQPIHQLEELSRQVTREENYSLRAARGNHDEIGSLAEAFNTMLSRIEAREQQLKRARDDSQAAYDQAQGLAEETRHTNRKLELEVQVRSKIEKKLTGFQNYLNSIIDSMPSALIALDEQLYVTQWNQEASALSGTRLDEALNQPIFLAFEPLKPYLPQLKQTVEQHTVAKIERVTWTKDDEARHYALTFYPLMGGAGRGVVIRIDDITQRLSLEEMMVQSEKMLSVGGLAAGMAHEINNPLGAILHNVQNIRRRLSPELPKNLEQAEQLGIELPVVNRYLQSREIPQLLDGIQQAGARAAKIVTHMLSFSRRSTRQMAPCDLPALIDQAVEIAGNDFDLAIGFDFKGQAITRQFDPSLGPVPGTANELEQVLLNLLKNAAQAIHQRQDDSEPGRIILRTRLNPPWAEIQVEDNGIGMSENVRKRTFEPFFTTKEIGQGTGLGLSVSYFIITNNHKGQMEVQSAPGQGTCFTLRLPLAGTSMVAQEHKQLER; from the coding sequence ATGCCATTGCGCCAGCGCCTTGAAAACCTCCCGGTCGGCCAGAAACTGCTGGCGGCCCTGTTGGTGTTGTTGACCACTGTCCTGTTGGTGGCCAACCTGACCTTTATCAGCGCCGCCTATTACATTTCCCAGGAAAGCATGGCGCCCCAGGCCCTGCAGACCATCGGCCGGCTGATAGCCAATCCGAGCCTGATCGCCGACGCACTGCAATCGCCACAAAGTGCCAAACGCCTGCTCGATGAACTCAACAGCTATGCGCCGCTACGGGCGGCGGCACTGTATGACGGCCAGGGTGAGCGCCTGGCGCAACTGCAACATGCCGAAAAACTCAAGCTTCCAGACCATTATCGCCATATGCAGGCCTGGCAGGCCGGTGAATTCCGCAGCAACCAGGTCATCACCCTGCCCCGTCCCGGCACGGAACCGGGCCACCTGCTGCTGGTGGCCAGCAGCGAACTGCCAACGGCGTTCTACACCGGCACCCTGACCGCCAGCCTGGGCATCCTGATTTTCAGCGTGTTGCTGTGGCTGATCATTGCCCAGCAGATCAAACGCCTGATCACCCAGCCGATCCATCAGCTCGAAGAACTGTCACGCCAGGTGACCCGCGAAGAGAACTATTCCCTGCGCGCCGCCCGTGGCAACCACGACGAGATCGGCAGCCTGGCCGAAGCGTTCAACACCATGCTGTCGCGGATCGAAGCCCGCGAGCAACAGCTCAAGCGTGCCCGGGACGACTCCCAGGCCGCCTATGACCAAGCCCAGGGCCTGGCCGAAGAAACCCGCCACACCAACCGCAAGCTGGAGCTGGAGGTCCAGGTGCGCAGCAAGATCGAGAAAAAACTCACCGGTTTCCAGAACTACCTCAACAGCATCATCGACTCCATGCCCTCGGCGCTGATCGCCCTCGACGAGCAGCTCTACGTCACCCAATGGAACCAGGAGGCCAGCGCGCTCTCCGGTACGCGGCTGGACGAGGCGCTGAACCAGCCGATCTTCCTCGCCTTCGAACCGCTCAAGCCCTACCTGCCGCAGCTCAAGCAAACGGTCGAGCAGCACACGGTGGCCAAGATCGAGCGCGTCACCTGGACCAAGGACGATGAGGCCCGGCACTACGCCCTCACCTTCTACCCGCTGATGGGCGGCGCCGGGCGCGGGGTGGTGATCCGCATCGATGACATCACCCAGCGCCTGTCGCTGGAGGAAATGATGGTGCAATCGGAAAAAATGCTCTCGGTCGGCGGCCTCGCGGCAGGCATGGCCCATGAGATCAACAACCCGCTGGGGGCCATCCTGCACAACGTGCAGAACATCCGCCGACGCCTGTCGCCGGAATTGCCCAAGAACCTCGAACAGGCCGAGCAACTGGGGATCGAGTTGCCGGTGGTCAATCGTTACCTGCAGAGCCGGGAGATCCCGCAGTTGCTCGACGGCATCCAGCAGGCTGGCGCGCGGGCGGCGAAAATCGTCACCCACATGCTCAGCTTCAGCCGTCGCAGCACACGGCAGATGGCACCGTGCGACCTGCCGGCACTGATCGACCAGGCGGTGGAAATCGCCGGCAACGACTTCGACCTGGCAATCGGTTTCGACTTCAAGGGCCAGGCCATCACCCGTCAGTTCGACCCGAGCCTGGGCCCGGTGCCCGGCACGGCCAACGAACTCGAACAGGTGCTACTCAACCTGCTGAAAAACGCGGCCCAGGCGATCCACCAACGCCAGGACGACAGCGAACCCGGGCGCATTATCCTGCGCACGCGCTTGAATCCACCGTGGGCGGAAATCCAGGTCGAGGACAACGGCATCGGCATGAGCGAGAACGTACGCAAGCGGACCTTCGAGCCGTTTTTCACCACCAAGGAGATCGGCCAGGGCACAGGCCTCGGGCTGTCGGTGTCGTATTTCATCATCACCAATAACCACAAGGGCCAGATGGAAGTGCAGTCGGCACCGGGCCAGGGCACCTGCTTTACCTTGCGCCTGCCCCTGGCGGGCACTTCGATGGTGGCCCAGGAACACAAGCAACTGGAGCGTTGA
- a CDS encoding cob(I)yrinic acid a,c-diamide adenosyltransferase: MGFRLSKIYTRTGDKGETGLGDGRRVAKDHPRVEAIGEVDTLNSQLGLLLAGLAVESAQYPALKEISDVLAPCQHRLFDLGGELAMPAYQALTVAEVERLEAAIDVWNEEVGPLENFILPGGSPLIAQAHVCRSLARGAERRCQQLNAVEPLEGPGLAYINRLSDLLFVAARVIARRQGVAEVLWEAAAKPGG; this comes from the coding sequence ATGGGTTTTCGCCTGTCGAAAATTTACACCCGCACCGGCGACAAAGGTGAAACCGGGCTAGGCGATGGTCGTCGCGTGGCGAAGGACCACCCGCGGGTCGAGGCGATTGGCGAGGTGGATACACTGAACAGTCAGCTGGGATTGTTGCTGGCCGGCCTCGCGGTCGAATCAGCTCAGTATCCGGCATTGAAGGAGATCAGCGATGTGTTGGCGCCGTGTCAGCATCGGCTGTTCGACCTGGGCGGGGAACTGGCGATGCCGGCTTATCAAGCGCTGACCGTCGCGGAAGTCGAACGACTGGAAGCCGCGATCGATGTGTGGAACGAGGAAGTGGGGCCGCTGGAGAACTTCATCCTGCCCGGTGGCTCGCCCCTGATTGCCCAGGCCCACGTCTGCCGCAGCCTCGCCCGCGGGGCCGAGCGGCGTTGCCAACAGTTGAACGCGGTGGAACCCCTGGAAGGCCCGGGACTGGCCTACATCAATCGCTTGTCGGACCTGCTGTTCGTGGCGGCGCGGGTCATTGCCCGGCGACAAGGGGTGGCGGAGGTGCTTTGGGAGGCGGCGGCCAAGCCCGGGGGTTGA
- a CDS encoding Nudix family hydrolase: MKRVHVAAAVIRDAAGKILIARRADTQHQGGLWEFPGGKVEADESVETALARELHEELGIVVDSARPLIKVRHDYPDKQVLLDVWEVSAFTGEPHGAEGQPLAWVAARDLANYAFPAANQPIVAAARLPGEYLITPEGLETPALLRGMQKAIAGGIKLLQLRAPNGYDPQYRDLAVDAAGLCAGKAQLMLKGPFEWLGDFPSAGWHITAAQLRKHAAAGRPFGKDRWLAASCHNAEELSLAQQMDVDFVTLSPVQPTQTHPEAQPLGWAEATRLIEGFNRPVYLLGGVGPGERQQAWEAGAQGVAGIRAFWPGA; this comes from the coding sequence GTGAAACGAGTACACGTAGCGGCGGCGGTCATTCGTGACGCCGCCGGCAAGATCCTGATCGCCCGACGGGCCGACACTCAGCACCAGGGCGGCCTTTGGGAGTTTCCCGGCGGCAAGGTCGAGGCGGATGAGTCCGTCGAAACCGCCCTGGCCCGGGAGCTTCATGAAGAGTTGGGCATTGTCGTCGACTCCGCCCGGCCGTTGATCAAGGTGCGCCACGATTACCCGGACAAACAGGTGTTGCTGGATGTCTGGGAAGTCTCGGCATTCACCGGCGAGCCCCATGGCGCCGAAGGACAACCGCTGGCCTGGGTGGCGGCCCGCGATCTGGCGAACTACGCGTTTCCGGCGGCCAATCAGCCGATCGTCGCGGCGGCCCGGTTGCCGGGCGAGTACCTGATTACCCCTGAAGGCCTCGAAACACCGGCCTTGCTGCGCGGCATGCAGAAGGCGATCGCTGGCGGGATCAAATTGCTCCAGCTACGCGCGCCCAATGGCTACGACCCGCAATACCGCGACCTGGCGGTAGATGCGGCGGGCCTGTGCGCCGGCAAGGCCCAACTGATGCTCAAGGGGCCGTTCGAATGGCTGGGGGATTTCCCTTCTGCGGGCTGGCACATCACTGCCGCGCAATTGCGCAAGCATGCGGCGGCCGGTCGACCGTTCGGCAAAGACCGCTGGTTGGCGGCCTCCTGCCATAACGCCGAGGAGTTGTCCCTGGCGCAGCAGATGGATGTGGATTTCGTGACGCTTTCGCCTGTTCAACCGACCCAGACCCATCCCGAGGCCCAGCCATTGGGTTGGGCAGAGGCGACGCGGTTGATCGAGGGCTTCAACCGGCCGGTTTATCTGTTGGGCGGGGTAGGGCCTGGCGAACGGCAACAAGCCTGGGAGGCCGGGGCGCAGGGTGTGGCGGGGATTCGGGCGTTTTGGCCTGGGGCTTGA
- the argJ gene encoding bifunctional glutamate N-acetyltransferase/amino-acid acetyltransferase ArgJ produces the protein MAVGLGPLPTLHPVAGFELGIASAGIKRPGRKDVVVMRCAEGSTVAGVFTLNAFCAAPVILAKQRVQGPVRYLLTNTGNANAGTGAPGLAAAERTCAKLAELTGVDASQVLPYSTGVIGEPLPVEKIEGALQAALDDLSENNWAAAAAGIMTTDTLPKGASRQFQHDGVTVTVTGISKGAGMIRPNMATMLGYIATDAKVSRQVLQDLMLDGANKSFNRITIDGDTSTNDCCMLIATGKANLPEITEASGALFEALKRAVFEVCMEVAQAIVRDGEGATKFVTVQVNGGGNHQECLDVGYTVAHSPLIKTALFASDPNWGRILAAVGRAGVPDLDVSKIDVFLGEVCIASEGARAATYTEAQGAAVMQQEEITIRIELGRGDCSETIWTTDLSHEYVKINAEYRT, from the coding sequence ATGGCTGTTGGTCTTGGTCCGTTGCCAACGTTGCACCCGGTTGCCGGTTTTGAACTCGGTATTGCCTCGGCGGGCATCAAGCGCCCTGGGCGCAAGGATGTCGTGGTGATGCGTTGCGCCGAAGGTTCGACGGTGGCCGGCGTGTTCACCCTCAACGCTTTTTGCGCCGCGCCGGTCATCCTGGCCAAGCAACGTGTGCAGGGGCCGGTGCGCTATCTGCTGACCAACACCGGTAATGCCAACGCCGGCACCGGCGCGCCCGGCCTGGCTGCCGCCGAACGTACCTGCGCCAAGCTGGCCGAGCTGACCGGTGTCGACGCCAGCCAGGTGCTGCCGTATTCCACTGGGGTGATTGGCGAACCGCTGCCGGTCGAGAAGATCGAGGGTGCGCTGCAGGCCGCGCTCGATGACCTGTCGGAAAACAACTGGGCCGCCGCCGCCGCCGGCATCATGACCACCGACACCCTGCCCAAGGGCGCGAGCCGCCAGTTCCAGCACGACGGCGTGACCGTCACCGTTACGGGTATCAGCAAAGGCGCCGGCATGATCCGCCCGAACATGGCGACCATGCTCGGCTACATCGCCACCGACGCCAAGGTGTCCCGTCAGGTGCTGCAAGACCTGATGCTCGACGGCGCGAACAAGTCATTCAACCGCATCACCATCGACGGCGACACCTCCACCAACGACTGCTGCATGCTGATCGCCACCGGCAAGGCCAACCTGCCGGAAATCACCGAAGCCAGCGGTGCGCTGTTCGAGGCTTTGAAGCGGGCTGTGTTTGAGGTGTGCATGGAAGTGGCTCAGGCCATCGTCCGTGACGGCGAAGGCGCGACCAAGTTCGTGACTGTGCAGGTCAACGGCGGTGGCAATCATCAGGAATGCCTGGACGTCGGCTACACCGTGGCGCACTCGCCGCTGATCAAGACCGCGCTGTTCGCCTCCGATCCGAACTGGGGCCGGATCCTTGCCGCCGTCGGCCGTGCCGGCGTGCCGGACCTGGACGTGAGCAAGATCGACGTGTTCCTCGGTGAAGTCTGTATTGCGAGCGAAGGTGCACGCGCGGCTACCTACACCGAAGCCCAGGGCGCGGCGGTGATGCAACAGGAAGAAATCACCATCCGTATCGAGTTGGGGAGAGGTGATTGCAGCGAAACCATCTGGACCACCGACCTGTCCCACGAGTACGTCAAGATCAACGCTGAGTATCGGACTTAA